The nucleotide sequence GCGCGTCCCAGTTCGCGCGCGGCATGCAGGATGCAGATGTATTCAGGATAGTTGGTGTTCTTCATGCCGAACGATCCGCCGACATTGCGGGTCCGCAGATGGACCTTGTCGTTCGGCACGTTCAGCGTTTTCGCCAGCGACAGACGGTTACCGGCGACGCCCTGGGTCGGGACTTCGATGGTGAAGCGCTGGGTCTTCCTGTCGTAGCTCGCCAGTCCCGCGCGCGGCTCCATCGCAACCACGGCGAGGCGGGTGTTGACGATATCGAGACGTGTGACATGCGCGGCGTTTGCGAACGCGGCATCGAGCGCGACATCGTCGCCGGAATGATAATCGAGCACGACATTGCCGGGGATGTGATCATAAAGCAGCGGCGCGCCGGGCTTCGCGGCGTCCCCCGCGCTTGTGACCGAGGGCAGCGGTTCGATGTCGACCACGACCGCTTCACCAGCGTCGCGGGCTTGCGCCAGAGTCTCAGCCACGACGAACGCAACCGGATCGCCGACGAAGCGCACCTTGTCGGTCATCAGCGGCAGGCGATTGGTTTGCAGCAGCGGCGAGCCGTCGCGGTTCTTCAGCGGCAGGCCGACGCTGAACGGCGTGTATCCGGCGCTCGCGAGATCCTTGCCGGTCCAGACACCGAGCACGCCGGGCATCGTGCGCGCTGCTTCCACATCGATGTTCTTGATGAGGCCGTGCGCGTGGCTGCTGCGGACGATCCAGGCGTAAGCCTGGCCGGGCAGATTGATGTCGTCGGTGTAGGTTCCCTTGCCTCGCACCAGCGTATCGTCTTCCTTGCGCCGGACAGGCTGCCCGACGCCGAATTTTTGCAGTGCGATATCATTCTCGGCCGAGATACCGGATGGGTGATCGAGCATGGGAAATCCGCTGAAAATGACGGTCTGGCGACAGAAAAGGCCGTTCGGGACGCTGACAGTCCTTGAAGTAGGTCAGCAAAAACAGAACCGCAATGTTCGATTGGGTATGCTGCGGTTGCGCCGCCTACGTACGCTGTTAGACTTTGTTTGAACAGAGTTGCCGCGGCGCGGGGCTGACGCCGCAGGGATGGAATTGCATGACTGAGGATGTGCGGCTGCACGACGGTTCCGGACCGTCTGTCGGCCCGCCAGCAGCGATGGCTGAAGAGGCGCACGGCCGCGGGGAGACCCGCGTTCATGGCGCCGCCTATGCCGCGCTCGATCTCGGAACCAACAATTGCCGGCTGCTGATCGCGCGCGTCTCGAACGACGGATTCCGCGTGATCGATTCGTTTTCGCGCATCATCCGGCTCGGCGAGGGCATTTCGACATCGGGCCGCATCAGCGACGCTGCGATTTCGCGGGCGGTGGGCGCGCTCGGCGTGTGCGGCGACAAGATTCGCGCCAAGGGCGCGAAACGGTTGCGCACCATCGCGACCGAGGCGTGCCGCGCCGCCGACAATGCCGACGCATTTCTCGACCTGATCGCGCGCGAAACCGGGATCAACCTCGAAGTCATCGACCGCGAGACCGAGTCGACGCTGGCGGTGATCGGCTGCTCGCCGCTGCTCGATACCCGCGCGAAGGGCGCGATCCTGTTCGACATTGGCGGCGGCTCGACGGAAGTGGTGCGGATCGAGCGTCCGGCCGGCAGCCCGCACGCGGCGCCGGTGAAGGGGCCATGGGTCTCGCTGCCGCTCGGCGTGGTCACGCTGGCGGAGCGCTTCGGCGGCATGCATGTCACCCGCGAGTCGTACGGCGAGATGGTCGGCGAGGTTGCACGTCATCTCGCGCCGTTCGCCGCACAGCACGGCCACGATCTGTCCGGCATGCATCTGCTCGGAACATCCGGGACCGTCACGACGGTCGCGGGCATCCACCTTGGTCTGTCGCACTATGACCGGCGACGGGTGGACGGTTTGTGGATGAACGACGCCGACATGGACCGCGCCATCAAGCGGCTGCTCGACATGAGCTATCAGGACCGCGCGCGAAATGCCTGCATCGGCACCGAGCGGGCCGATCTCGTGCTGGCCGGATGCGCCATTCTCGATGCGATCCGCAAGGCGTTTCCGCTGCCGCGCCTGCGGGTCGCGGACCGCGGTCTGCGCGAAGGCATGCTGGTCGAGATGATGCGGGCCGACGGCGCAATCCCTGCGTCCTGAGTTCCTTTAGATTCCGTGACGCAGCGGCGAAAACGTCGTAAGGGATGCGCAAGCGCATTCATTTCGGGCACGATCCTTCCCGAAACCGGTTCCCACTTTTCGGGGATCATGCCCCTGGAAAGCACTTCCCATGGCGAAAGACACCACCGGACGACTGCATGTGACGGTGAAGTCCGGCGGCAAGCGCAAGCTATCGTCGAAACTCTGGCTGGAACGTCAGCTCAACGATCCTTACGTCATGCAGGCCAAGCGTGACGGTTTTCGCTCGCGCGCGGCTTACAAATTGCGCGAAATCGACGACAAGCAGCGCTTCCTCAAGCAGGGACAGGTCGTGGTCGATCTCGGCGCCGCACCCGGCGGATGGAGCCAGATCGCGGCAAAGCGCGTCGGCGCGCTGGAGGGCCGGGGCAAGGTCGTCGCCATCGACCTGCTGGAAATGCCGGAACTGCCCGGTGTGCTTTTCGCGCAGATGGATTTTCTTGACGATCGCGCGCCCGAGAAGCTGCGCGCCATGATTGGCGGCGGCGCCGACGTCGTGATGTCGGACATGGCGGCGAACACCACGGGTCATCGCAAGACCGACCAGTTACGCATCATCGGTCTGGTCGAAAGCGCGGCAGCGTTCGCCTGCGAAATCCTCAATCCGGGCGGCACGTTTCTGGCGAAAGTCTTTCAGAGCGGTGCGGAGGCAGATTTGGTGGCGCAGCTCAAACGCGATTTCACCACGGTGAAGCATGTCAAACCCGCCGCCAGCCGGCAGGATTCATCCGAGCGCTACGTGATGGCGCTGGGATTTCGGGGTTCAAATACACCGCAATAAGCTCGTCTACCCCAGTTTCTGGTCGCGGGCGTCGTGGGTTGATTCCGCTGCGGCGGCTTCGGCGGCTTGCGGGGTCTCGACCTCCGGCACCCGATGCCCCGAGATTTCGTGGCCGGCATCCTCCGGTAATTTCCAGAACGAGTAAGCCGACAGCGCCGACAGCACAGCGACGATCAGGAACGCCGGCCAGAAGTCGTTCGCGCTGAGTTCCACGGAATGGTTCGCGGCCATCGTCGCCTCGACCGCGAACGCGCCGACCGCGACGCCCGCCGAAATCGCGAGCTGCTGGTTGACGCTCACAAGGGTGGTGGCGCGGCTCATTTCGTCGGGCGAGACTTCCGCATAGGCCATGGTGTTGATTGCCGTGAACTGCAGCGAGCGGAAGAAGCCGCCGACAACCAGGATGATCATGATGAGCAGCAGTGGCGTCGCAGGCGTGAACAGCGCGCAGGCGGCGAGAAAGAACGAACTCACCACGGCGTTGATGACCATGATGTTGCGGAAGCCGAAGGTGCGGATGATCCGTGCCGCCAGCGCCTTCATGCCGAGCGCGCCGACGGCCGAGGCAAACGTCACCATCCCCGACTGGAACGGCGAGAGGCCGAAGCCGACCTGCATCAGCAGCGGCAACAGGAACGGCAGCGCGCCGATGCCGAGGCGATACATGAAGCCGCCGGTGAGGCTGGCGCGCAATGTCGGATGCTTGATCAGCGTAAAATCCAGCACCGGCGACGCGGTGCGCTTCGCATGCCAGAGATAGAAACCCATCGCGATGCCGCCGCCGACAATCAGCGCTGTCACGACTCCCCACGACAACAGGCCAAGACCTGCGACCGACAGGCCGAAGGCGAGACCGGCGACGCCCAGTCCTGCGAGCACCAGTCCGACACCATCGAAGCGCTCGGGATTCTCGCTCTTGATCGGATCGA is from Afipia massiliensis and encodes:
- a CDS encoding Ppx/GppA phosphatase family protein, with translation MTEDVRLHDGSGPSVGPPAAMAEEAHGRGETRVHGAAYAALDLGTNNCRLLIARVSNDGFRVIDSFSRIIRLGEGISTSGRISDAAISRAVGALGVCGDKIRAKGAKRLRTIATEACRAADNADAFLDLIARETGINLEVIDRETESTLAVIGCSPLLDTRAKGAILFDIGGGSTEVVRIERPAGSPHAAPVKGPWVSLPLGVVTLAERFGGMHVTRESYGEMVGEVARHLAPFAAQHGHDLSGMHLLGTSGTVTTVAGIHLGLSHYDRRRVDGLWMNDADMDRAIKRLLDMSYQDRARNACIGTERADLVLAGCAILDAIRKAFPLPRLRVADRGLREGMLVEMMRADGAIPAS
- a CDS encoding DHA2 family efflux MFS transporter permease subunit, translating into MQKERLIPLIVACALFMENMDSTVIATSLPAIAADIGTSPLTLKLAITSYLLSLAVFIPASGWTADRFGARAVFSVAIAVFMVGSIGCAMSTSITHFVIARIIQGIGGAMMTPVGRLVLLRSIDKSALVNAMAWVTIPALIGPVIGPPLGGFITTYFSWHWIFLINIPIGLLGIWLALKYIDPIKSENPERFDGVGLVLAGLGVAGLAFGLSVAGLGLLSWGVVTALIVGGGIAMGFYLWHAKRTASPVLDFTLIKHPTLRASLTGGFMYRLGIGALPFLLPLLMQVGFGLSPFQSGMVTFASAVGALGMKALAARIIRTFGFRNIMVINAVVSSFFLAACALFTPATPLLLIMIILVVGGFFRSLQFTAINTMAYAEVSPDEMSRATTLVSVNQQLAISAGVAVGAFAVEATMAANHSVELSANDFWPAFLIVAVLSALSAYSFWKLPEDAGHEISGHRVPEVETPQAAEAAAAESTHDARDQKLG
- a CDS encoding RlmE family RNA methyltransferase encodes the protein MAKDTTGRLHVTVKSGGKRKLSSKLWLERQLNDPYVMQAKRDGFRSRAAYKLREIDDKQRFLKQGQVVVDLGAAPGGWSQIAAKRVGALEGRGKVVAIDLLEMPELPGVLFAQMDFLDDRAPEKLRAMIGGGADVVMSDMAANTTGHRKTDQLRIIGLVESAAAFACEILNPGGTFLAKVFQSGAEADLVAQLKRDFTTVKHVKPAASRQDSSERYVMALGFRGSNTPQ